From a single Anomaloglossus baeobatrachus isolate aAnoBae1 chromosome 4, aAnoBae1.hap1, whole genome shotgun sequence genomic region:
- the LOC142302253 gene encoding histone H3: MARTKQTARKSTGGKAPRKQLATKAARKSAPATGGVKKPHRYRPGTVALREIRRYQKSTELLIRKLPFQRLVREIAQDFKTDLRFQSSAVMALQEASEAYLVGLFEDTNLCAIHAKRVTIMPKDIQLARRIRGERA; the protein is encoded by the coding sequence ATGGCCAGAACTAAGCAGACCGCCCGTAAATCCACCGGAGGGAAAGCTCCCCGGAAGCAGCTGGCCACTAAGGCCGCCAGGAAGAGCGCTCCCGCCACCGGCGGAGTGAAGAAGCCGCATCGCTACCGGCCGGGGACAGTCGCTCTCCGGGAGATCCGCCGCTACCAGAAATCCACCGAGCTGCTGATCCGGAAGCTTCCCTTCCAGCGCCTGGTGAGAGAGATCGCCCAGGACTTCAAGACCGATCTGCGCTTCCAGAGCTCGGCCGTCATGGCCCTGCAGGAGGCCAGCGAGGCTTATCTGGTGGGGCTGTTCGAGGACACCAACCTGTGCGCCATCCACGCCAAGAGGGTCACCATCATGCCCAAAGACATCCAGCTGGCCCGCCGGATCCGCGGGGAGAGGGCGTAG
- the LOC142302669 gene encoding histone H1.01-like — MAETAPAAAPPPAGPAAKSKKVPKKSGAAKKSSKTSGPSASELIMKAVSASKERSGVSLAALKKLLSAGGYDVEKNNSRLKLAIKALVNKGSLLQVKGSGASGSFKLNKKQETKDKATKKKPAAAAKPKKPAAKKAAKSPKKPKKVPAAAKKSPKKAKKPAAAAKKVAKSPKKPKAAPKPKKVTKSPAKKAAKPKAAKSPAKKATKAKKPAAKK, encoded by the coding sequence ATGGCAGAGACCGCACCGGCCGCCGCTCCTCCCCCCGCCGGACCGGCCGCCAAATCTAAGAAGGTGCCAAAGAAATCAGGTGCCGCCAAGAAAAGCAGCAAAACCTCCGGTCCCAGCGCCTCCGAGCTGATCATGAAAGCCGTGTCCGCCTCCAAGGAGCGCAGTGGGGTGTCTCTGGCCGCCCTGAAGAAGCTTCTGTCTGCCGGAGGATACGATGTGGAGAAGAATAACAGCCGCCTGAAGCTGGCCATCAAGGCTCTGGTCAACAAGGGCTCCCTGCTCCAGGTGAAGGGCAGCGGCGCCTCCGGGTCCTTCAAGCTGAACAAGAAGCAGGAGACGAAGGACAAGGCGACcaagaagaagccagcagctgcggccaagcctaagaagccggcagccaagaaAGCGGCCAAATCTCCAAAGAAGCCCAAGAAGGTTCCGGCCGCGGCCAAGAAAAGCccgaaaaaggccaagaagcccgCAGCAGCCGCCAAGAAAGTGGCAAAGAGCCCCAAGAAGCCGAAGGCCGCTCCAAAGCCCAAGAAGGTGACGAAGAGTCCGGCTAAGAAGGCGGCAAAGCCCAAAGCTGCCAAGAGTCCGGCTAAGAAGGCGACTAAAGCCAAGAAGCCCGCGGCCAAGAAATAA